From the Silurus meridionalis isolate SWU-2019-XX chromosome 5, ASM1480568v1, whole genome shotgun sequence genome, one window contains:
- the LOC124385750 gene encoding uncharacterized protein LOC124385750, whose translation METTANGVSLIIPHINKDHGGLYYCGNIYLQDLTLSNGTFLAVTGDEDVKVSVNQSSVLNSVPAGASVTLQCSVLSESRAAELQVLWFRAAPSQSHPQLIYTHHNSSLQCESESSTHTCVYNLSKNIFTLNDTGTYYCALALCGKIIFGNGTRVQLEDLSQFGPEVIYLTVVVVVCLIVIFTQAFLIYKLRNCEQSRVSFQKEDVKTPEQGGDAVELNYAALHFNKKKNTKRVMRKREKIKECVYSEVSHLT comes from the exons ATGGAGACGACTGCTAATGGCGTTTCTTTGATTATTccacatataaataaagatcATGGAGGACTTTACTACTGTGGAAATATTTACCTGCAAGATTTAACATTATCCAATGGAACATTCTTGGCTGTAACAG GTGATGAAGATGTAAAAGTGTCAGTGAACCAGAGCAGTGTTTTGAACTCGGTTCCTGCAGGAGCATCAGTGACTCTGCAGTGTTCGGTTCTCTCtgagagcagagcagcagaACTCCAAGTGCTCTGGTTCAGAGCTGCTCCATCACAATCCCATCCTCAACTCATTTACACTCATCACAACAGCAGCCTTCAGTGTGAGAGCGAATCttctacacacacctgtgtgtacaACTTGTCCAAGAACATCTTCACCCTCAATGATACTGGTACTTACTACTGCGCTTTGGCCCTGTGTGGGAAGATCATTTTTGGGAACGGGACACGAGTACAGCTGGAGGATCTTTCACAATTTG GTCCTGAAGTGATCTACCTCACAGtagttgtggtggtgtgtttgatTGTGATCTTCACTCAAGCTTTTCTAATCTATAAATTGAGGAACTGTGAACAATCCAGAG tgAGTTTTCAAAAAGAGGACGTAAAAACACCTGAACAG GGTGGTGATGCAGTGGAGCTGAATTATGCtgctttacattttaataagaagaagaacaccaaaagagtgatgagaaaaagagaaaaaattaaaGAGTGTGTTTATTCTGAAGTGTCACATCTTACCTAA